A window of the Bacillota bacterium genome harbors these coding sequences:
- a CDS encoding phosphopentomutase encodes MLVVDSLGIGALPDAGSYQDEGSNTFFNMAQAAGGLTLPSLSRLGIGNIAPAEGVVPAILPEAAYGRMVEASAGKDTTTGHWELMGLILDQPFPVYPTGFPRDIIAAFEERIGRRTLGNKPASGTEIIAELGERHLATGYPIIYTSGDSVFQVAAHEEVIPLADLYRMCTEARALLAGPNAVGRVIARPFVGAPGDFHRTANRRDFSLPPPAPTVLDIALSAGRAV; translated from the coding sequence ATACTGGTAGTGGATAGTCTTGGCATTGGAGCGCTACCGGATGCCGGTTCGTATCAAGATGAAGGCTCTAACACTTTTTTTAATATGGCTCAGGCCGCAGGCGGGCTAACGCTGCCTTCTCTGTCACGTTTGGGTATAGGGAATATTGCCCCGGCCGAGGGAGTTGTGCCTGCAATTCTTCCGGAAGCTGCCTATGGCCGTATGGTTGAGGCTTCGGCCGGAAAAGACACCACTACCGGCCATTGGGAACTTATGGGCTTGATATTAGATCAGCCGTTTCCCGTCTACCCTACCGGTTTTCCCCGCGATATTATTGCTGCTTTCGAAGAACGTATCGGACGACGGACATTGGGTAACAAGCCTGCTTCCGGAACCGAGATCATTGCCGAGCTGGGTGAACGGCACCTGGCCACAGGTTACCCTATTATATACACATCTGGGGACAGTGTTTTTCAAGTGGCTGCTCACGAAGAAGTCATTCCGCTGGCTGATCTCTACCGTATGTGCACGGAAGCTAGAGCTCTGCTTGCGGGTCCGAATGCGGTAGGAAGAGTGATTGCCCGACCTTTTGTCGGGGCACCGGGAGATTTTCACCGGACTGCCAATCGTCGCGATTTTTCACTGCCGCCGCCGGCTCCGACGGTGTTGGATATTGCCCTCAGTGCTGGCCGAGCCGT
- the xerD gene encoding site-specific tyrosine recombinase XerD, with translation MHSKDSNTDLSQQDIDRFCAYVLAERGLSLNTATSYRRDLKKLSAYLSAQGYTLRTANHALLVGYFQLLARHKMAPSSIARAAAAARTFYRYLKEEEIIQENPARNIDTPRPNFYLPRYLGQAEIGVLLEQVNGPAPAKLRDRAMLELIYACGLRVSELVGLDVGDIHLKERYVLCQGKGGKERIVPLGEQAAAAIEAWLDKGRRLLLAKRTSEKALFVNCQGRRLTRQGFWLILKQYVRAAKLPEDVSPHTLRHSFATHLLEGGANLRTVQELLGHADISTTQVYTQVTPQHLLTVYRQCHPHATTRSPSDQAEKR, from the coding sequence TTGCACAGTAAAGATTCAAATACAGATTTATCCCAGCAAGACATCGATCGTTTTTGTGCGTATGTTTTGGCTGAACGTGGTCTGTCGCTTAACACTGCTACCAGTTATCGTCGGGACCTAAAAAAACTATCGGCATATCTTTCGGCCCAAGGTTATACCTTACGCACTGCTAACCATGCCTTGCTGGTAGGTTATTTTCAGCTGCTAGCTCGCCACAAGATGGCACCTTCTTCCATAGCGCGTGCAGCTGCGGCTGCACGGACGTTTTATCGCTATCTAAAAGAAGAAGAGATAATACAAGAGAACCCAGCCCGTAACATAGACACTCCGCGCCCGAACTTTTATTTACCCCGCTATTTGGGACAAGCTGAGATTGGGGTATTACTGGAACAAGTAAATGGACCTGCTCCTGCTAAGCTCCGTGACCGAGCCATGTTGGAACTTATTTATGCTTGCGGACTGAGGGTATCGGAGCTGGTGGGACTTGATGTGGGAGACATTCATCTTAAAGAACGATATGTGCTTTGCCAGGGGAAAGGAGGTAAAGAGCGCATCGTGCCCCTGGGCGAACAGGCTGCTGCTGCAATAGAAGCCTGGCTGGACAAAGGGCGGCGGCTGTTATTGGCTAAGCGCACGAGTGAGAAGGCTTTGTTCGTAAACTGCCAGGGTAGGCGCCTCACCCGTCAGGGATTCTGGCTTATTTTAAAACAGTATGTTCGTGCCGCCAAGCTGCCTGAAGATGTGAGTCCCCACACTCTACGCCATTCTTTTGCTACTCACTTGCTGGAAGGTGGAGCTAACCTACGCACAGTCCAAGAGCTTCTAGGGCACGCTGATATTAGCACCACCCAAGTGTATACCCAGGTGACTCCCCAACACTTGCTGACGGTCTACCGACAATGCCATCCCCACGCAACAACAAGATCGCCCTCGGATCAAGCAGAAAAGAGGTGA
- the spoIIM gene encoding stage II sporulation protein M, whose product MRWRRFEEEVERQIRSNQGIYFFVVLLFLTGVVFGALAVRTLASHQKTELMEYLQVFVGDVTSEVLPSGNELLLPTLWANAKTIILLWLGGLTVVGLPLTLILLFTKGFSSGFTVAFLVEEVKWRGFVLATTAILPHSLFVIPALLFLSAGAISFAYCVLRQRFFNRRSHREASPFWSYALFICYAGLAIFLAALVEAYITPVLAKITAAWLL is encoded by the coding sequence ATGCGCTGGCGACGGTTTGAGGAAGAAGTGGAGCGGCAAATACGCTCAAACCAAGGTATATATTTTTTTGTGGTCTTATTGTTTCTTACCGGGGTGGTATTCGGTGCCTTAGCGGTACGAACATTGGCCAGCCACCAAAAAACTGAGCTTATGGAGTATCTACAGGTTTTCGTCGGTGATGTCACCTCCGAAGTACTGCCGAGCGGAAACGAGCTTCTACTTCCCACTCTCTGGGCAAACGCTAAAACCATTATCTTATTATGGCTGGGCGGGCTTACTGTAGTTGGACTTCCTCTAACTCTAATACTGCTCTTTACCAAGGGCTTTAGCAGCGGATTTACAGTAGCCTTTTTGGTGGAAGAAGTCAAATGGCGAGGTTTTGTCCTGGCTACTACAGCCATACTGCCACACAGCCTGTTTGTGATTCCTGCGCTCTTGTTTTTGTCTGCAGGAGCAATATCGTTCGCTTATTGCGTGTTGCGACAACGCTTTTTCAATCGCCGGAGCCATCGTGAGGCTTCACCCTTCTGGAGCTATGCGCTTTTCATCTGTTACGCTGGACTGGCGATATTCTTGGCTGCTCTGGTTGAAGCTTACATAACACCTGTGTTAGCCAAAATCACCGCCGCTTGGTTGCTCTAG
- a CDS encoding NUDIX hydrolase, protein MNLDEDTLQIRRIYEGRIFRVEQALVRLPNGKETCRDVVKHPGAVAVLAWPSPRDIILVRQFRYATDRQLWEIPAGKLESNEDPADCAARELAEETGYYPQQLEHIYSFYTSPGFSSELLHLFSATNLKPVLSNTDVDEFLALTTIPLADAFCWLSQGKIRDAKTIIALQWAACQQMA, encoded by the coding sequence ATGAACTTGGACGAGGATACCCTACAGATAAGACGCATCTATGAAGGTCGTATCTTTCGGGTCGAACAAGCTCTGGTAAGGTTACCCAACGGCAAAGAGACGTGCCGAGACGTGGTCAAGCATCCCGGAGCGGTGGCTGTTTTGGCTTGGCCCAGTCCCCGTGATATTATTTTGGTACGCCAGTTTCGCTACGCCACCGACAGACAATTGTGGGAAATACCGGCCGGGAAGTTGGAATCTAATGAAGATCCGGCCGACTGTGCTGCCAGGGAGCTGGCTGAAGAAACAGGATACTATCCCCAGCAATTGGAACACATCTATTCGTTTTATACCAGCCCAGGGTTTAGTTCAGAATTACTGCATTTGTTTAGTGCCACAAATTTGAAACCGGTTCTAAGCAACACAGACGTTGATGAGTTTTTGGCTCTGACCACAATCCCGTTGGCAGATGCCTTTTGCTGGTTGAGCCAAGGTAAAATCAGAGACGCCAAGACTATCATCGCTCTGCAGTGGGCTGCTTGTCAACAGATGGCATAG
- a CDS encoding sodium-dependent transporter: protein MGEQTRETFGSRMGFIFAAAGSAIGLGNIWRFPYLVGVYGGAAFLVVYLAIVIIIGVVCFIAEVSLGRHTRQSNVGAFKALKPSWAPVGLIGITAGFMILSFYSVVGGWTIYYFFRAVAGFKFADPSVSADLFVGFISNPLSPLLFHALFMGATIWIVYQGIQGGIEKYSNIMMPALFVIIVILAIRSMTLPGGGAGLEFYLKPDFSKIDGETLLAALGQVFFSLSLGMGSILTYGSYLSKDENIPYVCTVVPLMDTLVAFLAGLVVFPAVFAYGFEPGSGGGLAFITLPAVFNEMPAGNLFGGAFFFLLFLAALTSAISLLEPVAAYMIEEHGWERKKAVLIMGTIIFVVGIACSLSNGVWSGFLIAGKNFFDFMDFVSGNIFLPVSGMLTAIFVAWVWGSKNALQEATNDGTVKFGWGNLWANVLIKYVAPILIAVVFLSSVGLIKL, encoded by the coding sequence ATGGGTGAACAAACTCGTGAGACGTTTGGCAGTAGAATGGGCTTTATCTTCGCTGCCGCCGGATCGGCCATTGGTTTAGGTAATATTTGGCGTTTCCCGTATTTAGTCGGTGTTTATGGCGGTGCAGCTTTCCTCGTTGTTTATTTGGCTATTGTCATCATAATTGGTGTTGTCTGTTTCATTGCTGAAGTGTCGCTGGGTCGACATACGCGGCAGTCAAACGTCGGTGCCTTTAAAGCCCTGAAACCGTCCTGGGCTCCGGTGGGCCTAATCGGTATTACGGCAGGGTTTATGATTCTATCATTTTACAGTGTGGTTGGCGGCTGGACTATTTACTACTTTTTCCGTGCTGTTGCCGGCTTTAAATTTGCTGATCCCAGCGTCAGTGCCGATTTATTTGTCGGTTTTATCAGCAACCCATTGTCGCCTCTTCTCTTCCACGCCTTGTTCATGGGTGCTACTATCTGGATCGTTTATCAGGGCATTCAAGGCGGTATTGAAAAGTACTCTAACATTATGATGCCCGCCTTGTTTGTAATCATAGTAATCTTGGCTATTCGATCCATGACCTTGCCTGGCGGCGGCGCTGGGTTAGAGTTCTACTTGAAACCGGACTTCTCCAAGATTGACGGCGAAACTCTGCTGGCTGCTTTGGGACAGGTGTTTTTCTCCTTGAGCTTGGGCATGGGATCTATCTTAACCTACGGTAGCTATCTGAGTAAGGACGAAAACATTCCCTATGTTTGCACTGTTGTACCCCTTATGGATACACTAGTCGCATTCTTAGCTGGACTGGTTGTTTTCCCGGCTGTATTTGCTTACGGTTTCGAACCTGGTTCCGGTGGTGGTCTGGCCTTTATCACCCTGCCGGCTGTCTTTAATGAGATGCCCGCCGGGAACCTGTTCGGTGGAGCTTTCTTCTTCCTGCTCTTCTTGGCTGCGCTCACTTCGGCCATTTCCCTGTTGGAGCCGGTGGCAGCTTATATGATCGAAGAGCACGGTTGGGAGCGCAAGAAGGCTGTGCTTATTATGGGTACCATTATATTTGTTGTTGGTATTGCTTGCTCGCTGTCTAACGGGGTATGGAGCGGGTTTCTCATCGCTGGTAAAAATTTCTTTGATTTCATGGACTTCGTTTCTGGGAACATTTTCCTTCCCGTTAGCGGCATGCTTACCGCCATCTTTGTGGCTTGGGTTTGGGGAAGCAAAAACGCCCTGCAAGAAGCCACTAATGACGGCACTGTTAAGTTCGGTTGGGGCAATCTGTGGGCTAACGTGCTGATTAAATACGTAGCTCCGATCTTGATTGCCGTTGTGTTCCTAAGCAGTGTTGGCTTGATCAAGCTCTAG
- a CDS encoding sodium-dependent transporter gives MGGESRETFGSRLGFIFAAAGSAIGLGNIWRFPYLVGVYGGAAFLVVYLAIVVIIGVVCFISEVALGRHTRQSNVGAFKAIKPSWAPVGLIGIIAGFMILSFYGVVGGWTIYYFFKAIAGFAFPDPGASTDLFVGFISNAILPLIYTAIFMATTIYIVYKGIQDGIEKYSNIMMPALFVIIIILAIRSLTLPGAGAGLEFYLKPDLSKIDGETLLAALGQVFFSLSLGMGSILTYGSYLSQDENIPFVCTIVPMMDTLIAFLAGLVIFPAVFAYGFEPGSGGGLAFITLPAVFNEMPAGNLFGGAFFFLLFLAALTSSISLLEPVVAYMMEEHGWERKKATITMGGLIFVVGIACSLSNGIWSGFIVLDRNIFDLLDFISGNVLLPISGMLTAIFVAWVWGSKNALQEATNDGTIEFAWGNLWANVLIKYVAPILIAVVFMSSVGIIKI, from the coding sequence ATGGGTGGAGAAAGTCGTGAAACGTTTGGTAGTAGACTAGGATTTATCTTTGCCGCCGCCGGATCGGCCATTGGTTTGGGCAACATTTGGCGCTTTCCGTATTTGGTCGGTGTCTATGGCGGTGCAGCTTTCTTGGTGGTCTATTTGGCCATCGTGGTAATAATAGGTGTCGTGTGTTTCATCTCTGAAGTGGCGTTGGGCCGCCACACCAGACAGTCCAACGTCGGTGCCTTCAAAGCTATCAAGCCCTCCTGGGCCCCAGTAGGCCTAATTGGAATTATCGCCGGGTTTATGATTCTCTCATTCTACGGCGTCGTTGGCGGTTGGACTATTTACTATTTTTTCAAAGCAATTGCTGGCTTTGCTTTTCCTGACCCCGGTGCCAGTACCGATTTGTTTGTCGGCTTTATCAGTAATGCCATCTTGCCGCTTATTTATACAGCCATATTCATGGCCACGACTATCTATATAGTCTACAAAGGTATACAGGATGGCATAGAAAAGTACTCTAACATCATGATGCCAGCTCTATTTGTGATTATTATTATCTTGGCTATTCGCTCGCTAACGTTGCCTGGTGCCGGCGCCGGGTTAGAGTTCTACTTAAAGCCGGACTTGTCAAAGATTGATGGCGAAACCCTGTTAGCTGCTTTAGGACAGGTGTTCTTCTCGCTAAGCTTGGGCATGGGATCTATTTTAACCTACGGTAGTTACCTCAGCCAAGACGAAAACATTCCCTTTGTTTGCACTATTGTCCCTATGATGGATACACTGATCGCGTTCTTAGCCGGACTGGTTATTTTCCCGGCTGTGTTCGCCTACGGCTTTGAACCCGGTTCCGGTGGCGGCCTGGCTTTTATTACCTTACCGGCTGTTTTCAATGAAATGCCGGCAGGTAACCTGTTCGGTGGCGCTTTCTTCTTCCTGCTCTTCTTGGCAGCGCTCACTTCGTCCATTTCCCTATTGGAACCTGTGGTAGCTTACATGATGGAAGAACATGGTTGGGAGCGTAAGAAAGCTACAATCACCATGGGTGGTCTGATATTCGTAGTTGGCATCGCCTGTTCATTATCAAATGGGATCTGGAGCGGATTCATTGTTCTCGACAGAAATATCTTTGATCTGTTGGATTTCATTTCCGGCAACGTTTTACTTCCCATCAGCGGAATGCTTACGGCCATTTTTGTAGCTTGGGTCTGGGGCAGCAAAAATGCCTTACAAGAAGCCACTAACGACGGCACAATCGAATTTGCTTGGGGCAACTTGTGGGCTAACGTCCTGATTAAGTATGTAGCGCCCATTTTGATTGCCGTTGTATTCATGAGCAGCGTAGGTATAATCAAAATTTAG
- a CDS encoding cob(I)yrinic acid a,c-diamide adenosyltransferase has protein sequence MTPDSNRGYVQVYTGDGKGKTTAAIGLAIRALGAGKRVLFVQFMKQPTYSEHEMLSNFSPNLKLVTLGKPYFIARSDQVSPETATAMGDKIVLYEPGQPPADYVALIRTGLSLAQAAFRSRDYDVIVLDELCVALHLGLITWQEVRTILEERPQTVEVVITGRGAPEELIDCADLVTEMREVKHYYHQGVPARVGIEN, from the coding sequence ATGACGCCTGACAGCAATAGGGGATACGTACAGGTCTACACCGGCGACGGCAAAGGAAAGACTACAGCAGCCATCGGCCTGGCAATTCGAGCTTTAGGTGCCGGGAAAAGAGTACTGTTTGTACAATTCATGAAACAACCGACTTACAGTGAGCATGAAATGCTGAGCAATTTTTCACCTAATCTTAAGCTGGTAACTTTAGGAAAGCCGTATTTTATAGCGCGTTCTGACCAAGTCTCGCCAGAGACTGCCACTGCCATGGGGGACAAGATTGTATTATATGAGCCCGGACAGCCACCTGCCGATTATGTAGCCCTCATTCGCACCGGGCTGTCCTTGGCCCAAGCAGCATTTCGGAGCAGAGACTACGACGTGATAGTTTTGGACGAACTTTGTGTGGCTTTGCACCTGGGGTTGATCACTTGGCAGGAAGTACGGACAATACTAGAGGAGCGCCCACAGACGGTAGAAGTAGTAATAACCGGCCGCGGTGCTCCCGAAGAGTTGATTGATTGCGCTGACTTAGTTACCGAAATGAGAGAGGTAAAACATTATTACCACCAAGGTGTTCCTGCTCGAGTAGGTATCGAGAATTAG
- a CDS encoding aminopeptidase, whose translation MDKLSFETKSAWDRLSKEQLKRVFAFADGYKMFLTQAKTEREANNYILTKAEKRGFVPADKVAGQLRPGTKLYFNNRGRSSVLVVLGQKPVTAGFRLVGSHIDAPRLDLKARPLYEEEGLVLLKTQYYGGIKKYQWPVQPLALHGVVVLANGDRLDLRLGEDPGDPVFCVSDLLPHLAYEQMEKKAKNAVAGEALNIIVGNLPYPEDKDVKERVKLGVLKLLYDTYGISEEDLVSADLVAVPAGAARDVGFDRSLVGAYGQDDRVCAYTSLLGFFDVMSPEYSAFCLFTDREEVGSMGNTGARSRFFDNVVAELVYREGAANVDLEVRRALARAEALSADVNAALDPSYAEVSDKRNAARLGYGLSLTKYTGGRGKGGASEASAEFVGKVRRLLNDHSIPWQPGDLGKVDEGGGGTIAQFLADLGMDVLDAGVPILSMHAPFELASKVDIYSAYRAYKVFWEPER comes from the coding sequence ATGGACAAACTGTCTTTTGAAACCAAGTCAGCTTGGGATCGTCTCAGCAAGGAACAGTTAAAAAGAGTTTTTGCTTTTGCCGACGGCTACAAAATGTTTCTAACCCAAGCCAAAACAGAACGCGAAGCCAACAACTACATCCTCACCAAAGCTGAGAAGCGTGGTTTTGTTCCTGCCGATAAGGTTGCTGGTCAGTTGCGCCCGGGGACTAAGCTATACTTTAATAACCGAGGGCGGAGCTCGGTTTTGGTGGTTTTGGGCCAGAAGCCCGTTACTGCCGGTTTTCGGTTGGTGGGCTCACATATCGATGCCCCCCGACTAGACTTAAAAGCCCGGCCGCTGTACGAAGAAGAGGGGCTGGTTTTGCTCAAGACCCAGTATTATGGCGGTATTAAGAAGTACCAGTGGCCCGTTCAGCCTCTGGCTTTGCACGGGGTAGTGGTTCTGGCTAACGGAGACCGTCTTGATCTGCGCTTGGGCGAAGATCCTGGGGACCCGGTATTTTGTGTGAGCGATCTGCTGCCCCATCTAGCTTATGAACAGATGGAGAAGAAAGCCAAGAACGCGGTGGCTGGTGAAGCCCTTAACATCATCGTGGGCAATCTGCCTTATCCAGAAGACAAGGACGTGAAAGAACGAGTAAAGCTAGGCGTTCTTAAGCTGCTGTACGATACTTATGGAATCAGTGAAGAGGATCTGGTAAGTGCAGACCTGGTAGCAGTGCCGGCGGGAGCGGCCAGGGATGTGGGTTTTGATCGCAGCTTGGTTGGAGCCTACGGCCAAGACGACCGTGTCTGCGCTTATACTTCGCTACTTGGGTTTTTTGACGTAATGTCACCGGAGTATAGTGCCTTTTGTCTGTTCACTGACCGCGAAGAGGTCGGAAGCATGGGTAATACCGGGGCGCGCTCGCGTTTTTTTGACAACGTGGTGGCTGAATTGGTGTACCGGGAAGGTGCGGCTAATGTAGATCTAGAGGTTCGGAGGGCGCTGGCTCGAGCAGAAGCTTTGTCAGCCGATGTGAATGCTGCGCTGGATCCTTCCTATGCCGAGGTAAGCGACAAACGCAATGCAGCCCGCTTAGGATACGGCCTCAGCCTGACTAAGTATACGGGGGGGCGCGGCAAGGGCGGTGCCAGCGAAGCCAGTGCTGAGTTTGTAGGTAAAGTACGTAGGCTCCTGAATGACCATAGTATCCCCTGGCAGCCAGGAGATCTAGGTAAAGTAGATGAGGGAGGAGGCGGCACCATCGCCCAATTCTTAGCAGACTTGGGTATGGATGTCCTGGATGCCGGCGTTCCGATTCTTAGTATGCATGCTCCGTTTGAGTTAGCCAGCAAAGTGGACATTTATTCCGCCTACAGGGCTTATAAGGTCTTTTGGGAACCGGAGCGGTAA
- a CDS encoding adenine nucleotide alpha hydrolase family protein: MKPSDKKWFLDKIKRAIRRYRLLDRGDRVAVAVSGGKDSLFLLHTLDWLCQRSFHDVQLFPLRVDLGWQEDTVPLADFCRTKGLKLTEVKTQIGTIIYDVRQERNPCSLCSHMRRGALNNAALDLGCNKVALGHHLDDVLATLFMNFFYTGRLATFQPRTELSRSGLVAIRPLVYIPEEIISAVVKRDQLPVCKSRCPAAGNTRRAEMEDLIAKLSDHFPNWRQRFLSAWESSIPLATWSYVMPMAEKCDKLGKNHS; encoded by the coding sequence TTGAAGCCTAGTGATAAGAAATGGTTTCTTGACAAAATAAAGCGGGCCATCCGCCGTTATCGGCTGCTGGATCGTGGCGATCGCGTGGCTGTGGCCGTTTCCGGAGGAAAGGACAGCTTGTTTTTGTTACATACCCTTGACTGGCTTTGTCAGAGGTCCTTTCATGATGTACAACTGTTTCCTCTCCGGGTGGACTTAGGATGGCAAGAGGATACAGTCCCGTTAGCAGATTTTTGCCGAACCAAGGGGCTGAAACTGACCGAGGTTAAGACTCAAATTGGCACCATAATCTATGATGTCAGGCAAGAACGTAATCCATGTTCTCTTTGTTCGCATATGCGTCGAGGGGCTCTAAACAATGCTGCTCTAGACCTGGGATGCAACAAGGTTGCTTTAGGTCACCATTTAGATGATGTTTTGGCCACATTGTTCATGAATTTCTTTTATACCGGTCGTTTGGCCACCTTCCAACCTCGAACCGAGTTAAGCCGTAGTGGTCTGGTGGCTATAAGACCGTTGGTTTACATACCTGAGGAAATAATTAGTGCTGTTGTGAAGCGCGACCAGCTCCCGGTGTGCAAGAGCCGCTGCCCGGCAGCAGGAAACACCAGACGGGCAGAAATGGAGGACTTAATAGCCAAGTTAAGCGACCATTTTCCCAATTGGCGCCAACGCTTCCTCAGCGCATGGGAAAGCAGCATACCACTGGCTACTTGGAGTTATGTTATGCCTATGGCCGAAAAATGTGATAAACTAGGAAAGAATCATTCATGA
- a CDS encoding methylated-DNA--[protein]-cysteine S-methyltransferase: MLKWAQVNTILGSGSIASSDIGLCYFSVYSGLRDMKYWLASHYPEEDMIMVPESPYLAEALRQLDEYLDGRRRVFTISLDLKGTQFQTRVWETLLKVPYGLTITYSALATKVGYPQAARAVGNAMRANPLPVFVPCHRVLPANGSLGTYAGGKDLKRWLLELEGKQ; this comes from the coding sequence ATGCTGAAATGGGCTCAAGTAAACACGATTTTGGGATCGGGGTCAATAGCGAGTTCGGATATTGGCTTATGTTACTTTAGTGTCTACAGCGGCCTGAGAGATATGAAATACTGGCTAGCCAGCCATTACCCTGAAGAAGATATGATTATGGTACCGGAGTCCCCCTATTTGGCTGAGGCTTTAAGGCAGCTAGACGAGTATCTGGACGGGAGACGGCGGGTATTTACCATCTCTTTAGATCTTAAAGGGACCCAATTTCAAACAAGAGTCTGGGAGACCTTATTGAAGGTACCATATGGACTTACCATAACCTATAGTGCTTTAGCAACAAAGGTAGGATACCCGCAAGCAGCGCGAGCAGTGGGCAATGCTATGCGGGCTAATCCGCTACCTGTATTTGTGCCCTGCCATCGGGTGTTACCGGCAAACGGTTCTCTAGGCACTTATGCCGGGGGCAAAGACCTAAAGCGCTGGTTGTTGGAATTGGAGGGTAAGCAGTAA
- the spoIVA gene encoding stage IV sporulation protein A: MEKFDLFQDIIERTGGDIYIGTVGPVRSGKSTFVKRFMELLVLPYMEDSPERDRALDELPVSGTGRTVTTTEPKFIPEEAVEVVLRENIKFRVRIVDCVGYAVDGALGYLEDEDARMVRTPWFEEEIAFEQAAEVGTRKVITEHATIGLVVTSDGSIVDIARRSYEPAEEKVIAELKEIGKPFVVVLNSLHPTATETQELAAELTGKYQVPVLPVNALRMTLSDIYDLLQEILYEFPVQEVNVHLPGWLLELDSVHWLRSQFEDCVRNTVDVIHKVRDIDQAVTTFQEQDFVDQAVLVDLDLGQGITTLQLTAPQRLLFQILEETCGRTLKDDQDLLRVLKEYTAAKVEYDKVADALYDVDRVGYGIVPPRLEEMVLEEPEVLKSGGRFGIRLRASAPSIHMIRTDIRAEVAPIIGTEKQSEELAQYLLDEFEDNPQKLWETNLFSKSLHDLVKETIQSKLYHMPEDAQQKLKETLERIVNEGSGGLICIIL; the protein is encoded by the coding sequence GTGGAGAAGTTTGACCTTTTTCAGGACATAATTGAGCGCACAGGCGGCGATATTTACATCGGTACGGTGGGCCCTGTGCGCAGCGGGAAATCCACGTTTGTTAAGCGTTTTATGGAGCTCTTGGTTTTGCCCTATATGGAGGACAGTCCGGAGCGCGACCGCGCCTTGGATGAGTTACCGGTGAGTGGGACCGGACGGACAGTTACAACTACTGAACCCAAGTTTATTCCGGAAGAAGCGGTAGAAGTAGTTCTCAGAGAGAATATCAAATTCAGGGTGCGAATTGTGGACTGTGTGGGTTATGCTGTAGACGGGGCCTTAGGTTATCTTGAGGATGAGGACGCACGTATGGTACGAACTCCTTGGTTCGAAGAAGAAATAGCGTTTGAACAGGCGGCCGAAGTTGGTACCCGCAAAGTTATCACCGAGCACGCCACTATCGGCTTGGTTGTAACCAGCGACGGCTCCATTGTTGATATTGCGCGCCGCAGCTATGAACCGGCCGAGGAAAAAGTAATTGCCGAACTGAAAGAAATAGGGAAACCGTTTGTGGTTGTCTTGAACTCGCTTCATCCCACTGCCACAGAAACACAGGAACTGGCAGCAGAACTTACTGGGAAATACCAAGTTCCAGTGTTGCCGGTTAATGCGCTGAGAATGACGTTGTCAGATATCTATGATCTGTTACAGGAAATCCTGTATGAGTTCCCGGTGCAAGAGGTTAATGTTCATCTACCAGGCTGGCTATTGGAACTCGATTCGGTTCATTGGCTGCGTTCTCAGTTCGAGGACTGCGTGCGAAATACTGTGGACGTTATTCATAAAGTCAGAGACATTGATCAAGCTGTAACTACGTTTCAGGAACAAGATTTTGTTGATCAGGCTGTACTTGTAGATTTGGATTTGGGTCAAGGTATTACCACACTGCAGCTTACCGCCCCACAGCGCCTCCTTTTCCAAATCTTAGAGGAAACATGTGGCCGGACGTTAAAAGACGACCAAGACCTGCTGCGAGTACTCAAGGAATATACCGCCGCCAAGGTAGAATACGATAAAGTCGCGGATGCTCTTTATGATGTAGATCGCGTTGGTTACGGGATTGTTCCGCCGCGGCTGGAAGAAATGGTTTTAGAAGAGCCTGAAGTTTTAAAAAGCGGAGGTCGCTTTGGAATTCGATTGCGTGCCAGTGCTCCTTCGATCCACATGATTCGAACGGACATAAGAGCAGAAGTAGCGCCGATTATCGGTACTGAAAAACAATCGGAAGAACTGGCACAGTATTTGTTAGACGAATTTGAAGATAATCCCCAGAAGCTGTGGGAGACCAACTTGTTCAGCAAGTCGCTTCATGATCTGGTAAAGGAAACCATCCAAAGCAAACTATATCACATGCCGGAGGATGCACAACAGAAACTGAAAGAAACGTTAGAACGAATTGTCAATGAGGGGAGTGGTGGCCTAATCTGCATTATCCTGTAG